The Hemiscyllium ocellatum isolate sHemOce1 chromosome 17, sHemOce1.pat.X.cur, whole genome shotgun sequence genome has a segment encoding these proteins:
- the lrp3 gene encoding low-density lipoprotein receptor-related protein 3: MAAERREVPLMGGFILACSFFLGDVECSGMAACHGRLEPHKEQRGVIYSPSWPMNYPPSMNCSWYIQGDYGDLITISFQNFDLENSHKCTVDWLMVGPAPKREEYRMCGSYTPQPFISTRDHAWIFFHSDPTSSGRSRGFRLSYIRGRLTQSSCKPDEFLCGNGKCILSTWRCNDMDECGDNSDEQDCQLPPTMPHTSQCSTRTFHCLVNDVPQCLSLKVRCDGSVDCDQGTDEENCPDTSCGKRMGNFYGSFASPDYFRSQQDRAQSDCMWVVDTQDSRHIVLQLNLQLGYNDKVHVYDGASRQQGRLLQALSFRNNRHTVTIESSQGQITVFYHTDPGSTGHGFNATYQVKGYCLPQEHPCGNDGGCFADTQRCDGWWHCPNGKDEENCAACQKDEYPCGGTSGMCYPLADRCNNQKNCPDGADEKNCFSCQPGNFHCGTKICIFEQWRCDGQEDCQDGSDEQNCLVVVPRKVITAALIGSLICGLLLVIALGCAFKLYSLRTREYRAFDTPMTRLEADFVQREAPPSYGQLIAQGLIPPVDDFPVYNPAQASVLQNLRSAMRRQIRRHATRRMSSRGRLNRIWSRFFQRPRGWGLIPLLTPTSASNAPSCHLGQSETVRNCQQEESRRSCVQPREEPDSETDTETERPVGETSRITTDALMLENSVPKASSSPSSDSQTELQTPCLLHSSSSEETCSADFDFPLRQSSRSSCSRGVRIRDPLSGTLEWSFSSRRHRFRPGSRTVSMRSGGGRARSSITMNITVLGRNYFSAESDHPQDPRQQGFTSVPPTCRSQCCSCPESVIERPCSLSMPHHKHICAESPSPDPSFRNPFRQSDSRSDEPALLDC; the protein is encoded by the exons CTTGTTCATTCTTTTTGGGAGACGTGGAATGTTCCGGAATGG CCGCCTGCCATGGGAGGCTGGAGCCACACAAAGAGCAACGTGGAGTTATCTACAGCCCCTCCTGGCCCATGAATTATCCTCCATCTATGAATTGCAGCTGGTACATCCAGGGGGACTATGGAGACCTCATAACCATCAG ctttcagaattttgacctagAGAATTCTCACAAATGTACGGTGGACTGGCTGATGGTTGGACCAGCCCCAAAGCGAGAGGAATACAGAATGTGTGGCTCATACACCCCCCAACCCTTCATCTCCACCAGAGACCATGCGTGGATCTTCTTTCATTCCGATCCGACTAGCTCAGGGCGCTCTCGGGGATTCCGATTGTCCTATATCCGAG GGAGACTGACTCAGAGCAGCTGCAAGCCGGATGAATTCCTGTGTGGGAATGGGAAATGTATCCTGAGCACGTGGAGATGTAATGATATGGATGAATGTGGAGATAACTCTGATGAGCAGGATTGTCAGCTCCCTCCGACCATGCCACATACAAGCCAGTGTTCAACTAGAACTTTCCATTGCCTGGTTAATGATGTCCCCCAGTGCCTCTCGCTGAAAGTTCGGTGCGATGGCAGCGTGGATTGTGACCAGGGGACGGATGAGGAAAATTGTCCTGATACCAGCTGTGGCAAGAGAATGGGCAATTTCTATGGttcgtttgcttcacctgactaCTTCCGGTCGCAGCAAGACCGGGCACAGTCGGACTGTATGTGGGTGGTGGACACTCAGGACAGCAGGCACATTGTGCTGCAACTGAACCTACAGTTGGGCTACAATGATAAGGTGCATGTGTATGATGGAGCAAGCAGGCAGCAGGGCAGACTGCTTCAGGCATTGTCGTTCCGTAATAATCGGCACACTGTCACCATTGAGTCCTCACAAGGTCAAATCACCGTCTTCTACCATACTGACCCTGGCAGCACAGGCCATGGTTTCAATGCCACATACCAGGTGAAAGGCTACTGCCTTCCACAAGAGCACCCTTGTGGGAATGATGGGGGCTGTTTTGCAGACACTCAGCGCTGTGATGGTTGGTGGCACTGTCCGAATGGCAAGGATGAGGAGAACTGTGCTGCCTGCCAAAAGGATGAATATCCATGTGGGGGCACCAGTGGCATGTGCTACCCGCTGGCAGACCGCTGTAACAACCAGAAGAACTGCCCTGATGGCGCTGATGAGAAAAACTGCTTCTCCTGCCAGCCCGGGAATTTTCACTGTGGTACCAAGATCTGCATCTTTGAGCAGTGGCGATGTGATGGCCAGGAGGATTGCCAGGATGGCAGTGATGAGCAGAACTGCCTGGTGGTGGTGCCAAGGAAAGTGATCACAGCTGCCTTGATTGGAAGCCTGATATGTGGCCTCCTGCTGGTCATTGCCTTGGGCTGTGCTTTCAagctgtactccctcaggaccCGCGAATACAG AGCTTTTGACACCCCCATGACCCGGCTGGAGGCAGACTTTGTGCAACGTGAGGCTCCCCCATCATATGGCCAGCTGATTGCCCAGGGACTCATCCCACCTGTCGATGACTTCCCTGTCTACAACCCAGCTCAG GCCTCTGTCCTGCAGAACTTACGCTCAGCTATGAGACGCCAAATTCGTCGCCACGCTACACGCAGGATGTCCTCTCGTGGACGCCTCAACAGGATTTGGAGCAGGTTCTTCCAGAGACCCAGGGGCTGGGGGCTTATACCTCTGCTCACCCCCACCTCTGCCTCAAATGCTCCATCTTGTCATCTGGGTCAGAGTGAGACAGTGCGGAACTGCCAACAAGAGGAGAGCCGGCGGAGCTGTGTGCAGCCTCGAGAGGAGCCTGACTcagagacagatacagagacCGAGCGGCCAGTTGGTGAAACTTCGCGGATCACAACAGATGCCTTGATGTTAGAAAACTCAGTGCCAAAAGCGTCTTCGTCACCCAGCTCCGATAGTCAGACAGAGCTACAGACCCCGTGCTTGCTGCACTCTTCAAGCTCTGAGGAGACTTGTAGTGCTGACTTTGACTTTCCTCTCAGGCAGTCATCACGAAGCAGCTGTAGCAGAGGTGTGCGTATCCGCGACCCCCTGTCTGGCACTCTGGAGTGGAGCTTTAGCAGCCGCCGACACCGTTTTCGCCCTGGCTCTCGCACTGTGTCCATGAGGTCTGGGGGAGGCAGGGCCAGGAGCTCGATTACCATGAATATAACCGTGCtggggagaaattacttctcagcAGAATCCGACCATCCCCAAGATCCCAGGCAGCAGGGTTTCACCTCGGTTCCTCCTACATGCAGGAGTCAGTGCTGCAGTTGCCCAGAATCTGTGATAGAAAGACCATGCTCCCTATCAATGCCTCACCACAAACACATCTGTGCAGAGAGCCCATCCCCAGACCCTTCCTTCCGGAACCCCTTCCGTCAGTCAGACTCCAGGAGTGATGAGCCAGCCCTGCTTGATTGCTAA